The sequence CCGATGAAATTCCAACAGAAGATCCTTTGCTTTCCATAAAGCCAACCCCATCCATGCGGGCAACGATCAAATATTTTTGGATCGTAACCGTGCTGATCGTACTGCAAGTGGTACTGGGCGTGGTAACCGCCCATTACGGCGTGGAAGGAACTGCCTTTTACGGGTTCCCCTTAGCGGAATATATGCCGTATTCCCTAAGCAGGACCTGGCACGTACAGATCGCCATATTTTGGATTGCAACCTCGTGGCTGGCGACAGGTTTATACATTGCACCTGCGGTGACCGGTTACGAACCTAAATTCCAGAAACTCGGCGTCAATTTCTTATTCATATGCCTGTTAATCATTGTTGGTGGCTCCATGGTTGGCCAATGGTATGCCATTATGCAAAAATTGGGGTATATACAAAACTTCTGGTTCGGCCATCAGGGCTATGAATACGTGGATCTTGGACGGTTCTGGCAAATATTCCTTTTCATTGGCCTGATCTTATGGTTAGTATTAATGACCAGGGCAATTATGCCTGCCTTAAGGAGCAAAAATAACAGCCGGCATTTATTGAGCATGTTTATCGTTTCTTCTGTCGCCATTACCTTGTTTTATGCGGCAGGCTTAATGTGGGGACGCAGAAGTAATCTGGCCGTCGCTGAATACTGGCGCTGGTGGGTCGTGCATCTTTGGGTAGAAGGCTTTTTTGAAGTTTTTGCTACGGTGGTCATGGCGTTCATTTTCACCCGGATGAAATTGTTGAATGAGAAATTTGCAACCTTAAATGTGTTGTTCTCGACCATTATCTTTTTGTCGGGAGGTATTTTAGGAACCTTCCACCACCTTTATTTTTCGGGCACGCCGACAGCCATATTAGCTGTAGGCTCTTCCTTCAGCGCCCTGGAGGTCGTGCCTTTGGTTTTCATAGGGGTCGAAGCTTTCCATAATTACAAAATCAGTAAACTTAAATCCTGGATACAAGCCTATAAATGGCCGATCTACTGTTTTATCGCAGTTGCCTTCTGGAACTTTTTGGGGGCAGGCATTTTCGGATTTTTAATTAATCCGCCGATCGCGTTATATTATATGCAAGGCTTAAACACAACTCCCTTACACGGTCACGCTGCCTTATTCGGTGTTTATGGTATTTTAGGGATCGGCCTCATGTTATTTGTTCTAAAAGGATTATACCGCCAAAATGTGTGGAAAGACACCTGGATCCGCTTTGCCTTTTGGAGCATTAATATTGGTTTAATGCTGATGCTTCTATTGAGCCTTTTGCCTATCGGCTTACTGCAAACGATAGCCAGTGTGAATCACGGGATGTGGTATGCAAGATCCGCCGAGTTTATGCAGCAGCCCCTAATGAATACCTTACGCTGGATGCGCCTTTTTGGTGACACCATTTTCGCAATAGGCACAGTTGCCTTAGCCATTTTTGTCATAGGATTAGCGACCGGCTGGAGTTACAAAAAAGATGAATATGATTTAAAGAAAGTGGAAAAAACCAAATAAGCTTTAAAGTTGTCGTGATGAATTCTCCGGAGCAACCCGGAGAATTTTTTCATTTATTATCGTTATTAGCCGTCAGGAGAACTGAAGTGCCAATAAGTCCGGTCGAAAAGTTATCGATTAAGCGACATAATGGTAAAGTGCCGGAAAGATCAGCCTGCGGGGGTGATACGAAAGACCATGCCGTCCATTTCCGGCCGCAAACGGAGCTGACAGCCCAGGCGGGTCGCGGACGTGCTTTGCGGCAAAAGGTCGAGCATATCCAGCTCCTGATCACCGGCCGGTGACAGTTGCTCATTCCCCGAAAGGATGTCGACCGCACAGGTAGCGCAAAGGGCGATGCCACCACAGGTGCCGGCAATGGGATAGCCGCCGGCCCGGAGGACCTCCATCAGGCTCAGGTTGATATTGACCGGTACCTCCAAAGGTTCCTGGCTGCCGTCAGCGTTCATTAGATAGATCGTTATCAGATCAGAAGGTGTTGATGCCATAAACCGTCGTGTATTTAAAATTCAGCTTCTCAGCTGGATAAATATATTTAAATGCGCTTTGCATGGCCAGGGCCGCTTCATGAAAACCACATAAGATCAGTTTCAGTTTGCCCGGATAAGTATTGATGTCCCCGATCGCGTAAACCGCGTCCAGATTGGTCGAATAATCTTCGGGTTTAACTGGTATCGCTGATTGGGTAATAGCCAGCCCCCACTCTGCTATCGGTCCCAATTTGGGCGTTAATCCAAACAGCGGTATAAAGTGATCGGCGGCGATCCTGGCGACTGGCGACTGAGGCGTAAGGATACTCAGTTCCTGCAGGCGACCGTCCCCATGCAAGGCGGACACATGCGCTTGCAGCAAAAGGTCGATCTTACCCCCCTTTGCCAACGCGAACACTTTTTCCGCGGAATCAGGAGCACCGCGGAAGGTATCACCCCGGTGAACCAGGGTCACTTTTGCCGCAATGTCGGCCAGAAATATCGTCCAGTCCAGGGCGGAATCACCGCCACCGGCTAAGACCACGTTGCGGTCACGGAATACTTCCGGGTTTCTCACCAGGTAAGCAACGCCCTTGCCCTCGAATTCGGTGAGTCCGTCGATCGCCGGTTTACGCGGCTCAAAACAGCCCAGTCCGCCCGCAATGACCAGTACTTTACAGTTGATCGTGCTATGCTCATTCGTCATGAGGGTCAGCGAACCATCATCGTTCCTGTTTATTGTTTCCACGCGTTCACCTAAGGTAAAGCCCGGGCGAAACGGCGCGATCTGTTCCATCAGCCTGTCCACCAGTTCCTGACCCAGGATCTGGGGGTAACCCGGAATATCGTAGATCGGCTTATGCGGATAGATCTCAGATAGCTGCCCGCCCACCTGAGGCAGGGCATCGATCAGCTGGCAGCGCATTTTTAACAGGCCAGCCTCAAACACCGCGAACAAGCCGACCGGGCCGGCGCCCACAACACAAATATCAGTTTCTATGTTTTCCCGCTGCTCTTCCATTTCACTTTTCCATTAATATTATACCTGTATTAAAAAACAAATGCTGTCCTTCAGGGCTACTACCGAATGCGGCTCATTAACCGGGATGTCCAGCTCATCAAACTTGTTCATGGTTACAGTCCCCTGAGCGCTGAAATAATTGATTTGCCCATCAATAACCACCAGCCGGGTATTAACCCCTGTTTGATGCTCTTTCAACACCATGCCTTTTTTTAAACCCAGGGCGAGCACCTTTCCGGCCGCACCTTTTACCAATACTTTAACGATCGGTCCTGCTGCATTTTCTAATGCTGTTACTACGTCTTGTATGATCATATCTTTAATTTTATGTTAAAACCCTTACCGTCAGGCCATCCATCTTTTCGTCGATCATGAGTTGACAGGCTAAACGGATATTTTCAGCCGAACGCCCGGTTCTTTGCAGGTTGATGTCCCCGTTGCGCTCGTAGGAAGTAGGCTCTTGCTGCTTAGCCGTGATCTCGACCAGGCAGGTGCCGCATTTTCCCATCCCCAGGCATTCCCCGAAACCTGCTGTAAAAATGCGGTCATAGATCAGCATCATCAGGCTGCGGTATTCATTGGCAAAGGTGCGCAGTTCATATAATTCGCCGTTATACGCTACCCGGATAACGATGGGCCTTTCGGGCGAAATCCGCGGCTTCATGTCAACGGATAGTTTTTATTCCAGAATTCATCCGGATAGTTATCCACGAACGGTACGTGATGTTGGGCATTCAGGACTTCGCCGGCTTGCCTCAGAACGGGCTCAGGCAACGAAGCCTCCAGATGAGGGAACAAGATCCGCTCTTCAAAACGGATATGCTTGGTCAGGAGCTCTGCGAATGAAAGGTAATCTGCCGCTGCCTCATGTTCGTAATAGTTCAGCTGCTGGAGCCGCTGTTCCAGTAGCCGGTGTTCTGATTTACCCTGCCGGGACAGGTCGTCATCCAGCCGGTCAAACAGCAATACTTCTTCTTCCCTGAAGTGATCTTTCAAATGATTTTCCCAGAAAAAATTGATGTACTTCAATATTTTAGGCAAAGGGACCGCTTTCCTTAAACCTTCTTTGATCTTCCAGCCAAACAGCAAACCTGCGTGATGGTCCCTGGAAAGTACGATGATGTATTCACTGCGTTTGATCGGTTTGTTCTCCATGGTGCTAAAGATTAAAGAACGGGATAGGTGATCACCGCATTGCCCGCCATAATAATCAGGGCTTTAAAGTCCTGTATGACTTTGAGGATATGTGGTTCATGGGAAGGGATGGAACAGGTCGATCCTTTGCTCAATTCACTCGTTTCACCCTTGCAGATCAATAGGGCATTACCCGATTCTACGATGACAAAGGCCGCTGATGTCGCGAAGTGACGGGGCATCTGAGTGCCCGCCGGCAACTCTACTTTGAGGACCTGATAATGGTCGTTTTTTTCAAGCTCTTTCATGATCTTGTGGATTTAAATGAATAAAACACTTTGCTTTTCATCACTGTTCAATTTGCTTCACGGCTTTCATGATACGGGCAATGCTGAATGCCCTCTTTTTCGCATTCTCTGCAATCTGCCCCTGGAAAAGTTCGTCCAGCGTTTCGTGGAACAAGGATAACCAGCGGTCAAAATGCTCCCTGGTCAGCGCCAGGGGCAAATGTTTGGTGAGCGGGTCAGCGCTGAATTTGCGGGTATATAAAAGCAGCGTGGACCAAAAATCCGTCATGCGCTCCAGGTGATGGCCCCAGTTATTTCCAATTACAGGCTCAAATATGGGCGCCAGTAACTCATCCCGGCGTACCTTTCCATAAAAGGTGTCCACCAGTTGTCGCACATCTGCTTCATCAATAATATCGTGTGGTTCCGTTTTCATGATTAAAAAATTACCCGGTCACTATTGCCATTCAGTTGCTGCAAGCGGCTTAAAAACAGATCGGCCATTAATGCCGCGCGCTTTTTAGCATCGTCCGCAATAAAGCCTTCAAAACGCGTGTCAATCGTCGTATAGAACAATTCCAGCCAGCGTTCAAAATGCGGACGGTCAATCTTTAATGGCGCATGTCTGGCAAACGGATTGCCGCGAAAGCCCGGCACGCCAAACAAGGCGGCGTTCCAGAATGCGTACATTTTGTCCAGGTGAGGGCGCCAGTCGCTGATCTTTTCCATAAAGATGGGACCGATCAGTTCGTCCTGCCTCACGCGTGTATAGAAGTCGTCAACAAATACTTTGATGTCTTCCATATCTTCTATTTCTTTTTTCATTTGAATAAGGGCATTTGACCGGATGTGATATGGTAATAAACCGCCCAGGCCGTAAAAGCGATTAAGAGAATAATGATCCAGAAAGGCATACTATGCGGCGTTTCACTGCCCTGCAGCATAAATGTTTTTTGGTCACCTTTACCGTAGGCATTGATCATCAGCGGGAGTACGCCATCAACAACTTCATCTTTGCGTAACCCCTCCACTGCAATCGCCGGACCGTTGCGAACAATGAATGGGATCGTTTTAATGCCTTCTTTTCCTTTATGATCTTTACTGACCACCTTCAAGGTATGCTTGCCATCGGTCAGCTTTTTGGTATCCAGTTCAAAGGAAACCGGTGCCGGGTAGGTGCCGATCGGCTGGGGATCGTCATCAATGAACAAGGTGATGAAACTTTTATTTTCCATGGCCTAAGAATTTAAAATCACATTTTTAATACGGTCATGCCCTTTATCGGCAGGCCTGACCAGGCATTTGACCAGGGCATAGAAAGAATAGACGGTAACGAGCACCATGAGGCTGACCACTACATAATCCCAGTTACTGGTCGGGCCCGCGCCATGCGTAATGCCTTGCAGAAACTTTGGCTGTTGCGCTTTACAGGCGTCACAGGCCAGCGCGCTGGAGCAAGTCCCTAAAACGCCGGTCATCATTAATAATGCTTTTAAATGGAATGCGTGCTTTTTCATACTTATTTTGCTACAGTACCTGATTTGATCTGGTTAAACATTTCTTTGATCTCGGTTAACGTGACCTTTCGGCCGGTATTCCCCCAGCTCGTACGCTCGTGATTCATGATCGCAACGATCTCCTGGGGTTTTAGGTTGTTATTGGTACCGACCGGCGGCATGATACCATAACCTTCACTGACCCGTCCGTTATAACCTTTCATGATAATGGTCAGCTGCACTTTTGGGTCTTTATCGAGGACGACCGGACTGCCCTTCAGCGGCGGAAACGCGCCTTTCAAACCTTCGCCATTTTCCTGGTGGCAGCTCTGACAATTGGAGGCGTACAAAGCCGCACCGTCCAATTCCGTATTCAGCTTGCTGGTCGTACCGGGTAATGCCGGCTTGAGCTCCTTGCCATATAAAAACAGGGGCGTCGGTTTGCCATCAGGTAATTTCAGCTGTTTGAAGGACTTGAGGTAGGCAACCAGTTCCAATGCCTCTTTAGTGGCGACGATTTTTCCGGTAATGCCCTTACGGAATTCATCTGGTACATTGACCACCACATCGCCGGGGAAGGCGTAATCTTTGACCTCGAACAACCAAGAGTAGGCCGGCATGATCGATTGGGACACAACGGACCTGGGGTTATACAGGTGCAGCAGGTGCCAGTCCTCGCTAGGCTGCCGGTTCCCAATATTCATCAAGTCGGGACCGGTTCGTTCGGAACCCATCAGGTTCGCCGTATTCCGCCAAACATCAGTCCGCACATTGCGCGCGTAATCAGCCGCGATGCTGGGCCGGATGCCCCACATTTTATCCATGTCCACATTTCGTACCTGCTGCGTATGACAGGCTATACAGCCTTCCCGGATGAATATGCCCTTACCGGCAACTTCGTCGCTGGTCAGCGGTTTACTTTCAGGCAGCGGTGCATTATTGTTCTGTGAGTTTAAAGCCGGGAATACGGCGGCAAACATCGTCAGGGCGATGAATAAAATAATGGCAGCGCCAAAGAGTCTTTTATGATTATTGTAGATATCCATTGCTTATTCGGTAACAGGTAATTTTTCCAATTCGTCAAATACGGCTGTGTGCAGGTCGATCTCCGGCTTGCTCGCGATCATATAATATAAGTTGTAAGCAAAAATCAGGTGCGAAGCCCACATTAAAGAGCCTCCGATGGCCCGCCATAGCCAGTACGGCGCCATCAGGGCCACGGAATCGATAAACGGCCTGCCTTCGAGCCAGGCCATACCCTTGAGTGTTCCGCCGATCATTAAAGGGATGGTATAAAACAATAAACCAATCAGCGCCATCCAGAAATGTGCACCCACCCAGGCCTGCTTAGGCTCCTTTCCTGTCAGGCGTGGAACCAGGGTATAAATGGCCGCCCATAGCATAAAGGCAATGATCCCATACATCGTCAGGTGTGAGTGTGCGACGGTGAAATCGGTGAAGTGCCAGTATAAGTTCGCTGAACGAAACGCTTCAGCCGTACCTTGGAACGAGCCGGTGAAATAAAAGATGATGCCCACCAGGTAGAACGGCAGCGTATAACTGGAGCCTATCTTATGGAAGTTACCTCGAAAGGTCATCAGAAAATTCGTCGTGCCCGCGAATACGGGGATCAACATACCCATGCTACCAATAATAGCCACGGTTTGCAGCCACCAGGGTATCGCGCTGAAAATAAAGTGGTGGGTACCAATCAAGGTGTAAAACAAAATCTGCGTCCAGAAAGCCAGAATACCGAGGCTATAGGAATAGATAGGGGTATTCAATTGTTGCGGTAAAAAATAGTAGATCAGTCCCAGGTTAAAAAGCATAAACCACATACCCACGCCCTGGTGCATATAATAGCCCTGGGCAATACTTTCGCCCAGGCCGTTTTGCCAGAAGGGCAGGTAGCCAACTAACGCGATCACAATCGTAAACATGACCGCCGAGACGATATACCAGTTGGAGATATAGATCTCTTTGGTTTTACGCTGTGCGATGGTTTGCAAATAGTTGATCAAAGTGATGACCAGGCCGATCGCGAACAGCAGCATGATCGGCCAGATATACTCACGGTATTCGCCCCCGCCGTTATTAATACCCGCCATGAGCGATACGGTGCCGGCAATTACGGAAGCATTGATCAGGAACAGCCCGTACCAACCGCGTTTCAGACTGGCGACTACGGTGTTACTGACCGTGGAAACCACGTAGTACCCCAGCCCGATCATGGCCAGTGAGGACCAGCCCCAAAATACCATATTGGTATGTACCGGCCTTAGCCGCCCAAAACTAAGCCAACTGACATGATCGGCATCTGGGGCTACGAATTTAATGCCCAGGTATTCTCCTACTGACGTCCCCAGCACCAGCCAGAAGGCAGCGGTTCCTAAATACCACAGGATCAGCTTGGAAAGTGCCGGATCGATATCCGGCCGTTTGACTGCTTTCTTTTTTGGTGCGATAAAGCGCGGGGAATCCACCTCTGTAATATGATGGAGCAATCCTCTTTTGTCTTCGGGTAACTCGTCACCTGATAGTTCACTATTGGTCAGTTTAAAATCAAGTGCCGCCTTACGTTTGAGCAGTTCGTCGCTCAAATCATCGTCGCTGAGTTCGTTGATCGACCTGGCCAGCGTCCTTGCCGCATTCCTGGTATGCGAACCGCGAACCTTTTTGACCAGATGGTTCACCTTGGCCGATACGATGTATATGGCGATCAATAGTGGGATCAGGATCAGCGTGACCGTGATCAAAACACCGGGATTGGTCCAGACGGATCCGGATGCTTCACCTGTTTGCGCATAAACGCTTAGACCGGAAAACAAGAACAACACGAAGAGAATTGGTTTTTTCCAATTTCCCCCGGTTTTTTTATTGATGGCGGACTCGTCCTGGGCCGCTTTCCTTTTAACGAGCATATCTAATTGATGCTGGCTCAGGTCGGCCAAACGCCTTTTTAACCAAGATCTGCCGTTGTCCTCCGGTTGTTCCTCCAGCTCTTTCAACTGGTTAGTGTTCTTAAAAAGCCACAAGGCTAAGCCGAGTAACGCCAGCAGGAACAGTAAAAGGAAAGCGATGTAAGCGGCAGACGTGTCGCCTGCAGCATCACTTTGCAGCTTACCCTGGGCCAGAAGTGAGGCCGGTATCGTTAACAAACTCATTAAAAAAAACAGCGATCTTTTCATTATAATATATTAATACCTTTTTATCTTTTATAGGGTCAAATTTTTTACTTTTTTAGTGCCGTGACCCCTAAATTCAGATCTTCGTTAAACTCACCAATGGTGGTTTGTTCCAACAGGCTATGGATCTGGTTACGAATGGTCCGAAAATCATTATGCAGCGGACAGGGATTAACCTCAGAACATTGTTTGAGCCCCAGGCCGCAACCAGTAAAAATACCATTGCCATCGACAGCTTCTACAATACGCGCTAACGGTCGCTTTAGTGATTCCGCATCCAGGTAAAACCCTCCGTTCGGCCCTTTTACGGATTGTACAATCCCACGCCTGCTGAGATCTTGCAAGACTTTTGCCAGGAACGGTTCGGGCGAATCAATTCCGCTCGAAATTTCCCTGATGCTAACCCGACCGCCAGCCGCGGTCCGATGCGCAATATAGAATACCGCCCTAATAGCATACTCGCAGGTCTTTGAAAATATACTCATTGTCCAACAAAGATAAACATATCTTCAAATAAAAAGACTTTTTTATCCTTTTATTTATTTTGGAGGTGGAATTATTTATCGTCAACAGTTTTACTTCTTTTCCTTTTAAATTGGTGTTCTGTCCTATTAATGATGATCGGCGGGTAAAAGGCTGGCGAATGTCTTTATGACTAAGGCCATGCCGCTCTGTTGGTTAACCGCCGCTTTCACTTTACCGTTTCCAAAAGGGAAAAGTAAAAGGGGAGCCCCTGACCAACCAGGCGCCGTCACTGCCCAACGCTGAGCAAGCTGATCAGCTCTCGTCAAATAGCCGGCTGTTCTGCCTATTCAGAAGAATAGATTAGTCAGACGCAGGAATGATGATCGAAAAACACCACACTGGCGAACTATTTTTAAGTGGTTAAGATCTTTAACCCCCCGAATTCCGCTTAGTTACGGAAGCGTTCCTACACTCTCTCCCCGCCCGTGCTACAACAGGCCCGCCGTAAACTAAACCAGGCCCTGCGGGTGCCTCGTCCGGTAACGGTAACCGGAAGGGCAGTTTCCTTTCCTGCGGATCAGGTACTGGCAACCGATCATTGCGAGATTTTCTCCCATTGTTTTTCCCGCTGATACCAGGTACAGGTCATTATTCATTTAGCCTTTGCTTGAGGCAAATTTATACCTCTTCGGCTTGCAAGGCCAGGCTTTGTGACCGAAAAAAATCTCCACACCTGTGCTGCGCTCCGGGTAGTATTTTATTTCTATGTCAGCCTTGCAAGCCAGCCCCCCGCGCAAATTTTCTGCCTCTATCAAAGGCCAAATGAGTTTATCGCTGAATTGGCAGAGTAACAGAATAATTAACCATAAAAAGTAAAAATCATGGAAATCACAGGAAGATTGGTAGCAGATGCTACCGTGAGAGCAGTAAACGAGGAAAAAAATGTAACAGGTTTCAGGGTAGCGGTTAACCGCACCTATCAATCACAGGGCGAGCGCAAAGAGGAAACCGCCTTTGTAGAGTGTACTTACTGGCGCACCGATGCAATAGCGCCTTACCTGACTAAAGGTATGTTGGTGACTTTAAGCGGATTTATGACCGCTCAACCGTGGGTAAGCCGTGATGGTGAGCCAATGGCAAGCCTGCAATTCCGCACCGAGCAAATACAAATGCTGACCAAATCAGCCAAAGCTAACTAAGGAAAGGGTAAATAAAAAGGATATGAGCGTAAGGACAGAGTGTTGGGATATTGCCCATGAATGGGCGAACCGACAAGACGGAAGCGGGATTGGTGCAGGTGGCAATATGCTGTATGGTGGTGGGTGTGTCTATTCTTATGGCGACCATTTTATCATCGCCAAGCATGTTAAAAATGAGGCAGGGGAACGAGCCGTATTATTTACGGAACGCACCTACAGCCAAACAACGGCTAAACATATCGCCATTGTACGCAACGCATCGAGCCACTTAAATATCATACACGTAGCAGACCCCGCCTTAACCCATGAGGAAGTATTTGCGGATTGGAAACAGCGTATCATTACCATTGCTGAAAAGTTAGCGCAAGCCAAACGGCCACAAAAATATGCGACCCTGATTGCCGACCTGTACAGCGAGGCGCAACGTTATGCGGATTTCTTCGGGCAGGCTATACCTGAACAATTAGCCCAAGCGGGTAATATCCGGAATAGCGAACAGTTTGCCGACTATTTGGCTAAAGACAGGGAAGAACGGGCGATTGAACAGGCCAAGCAAAAGAAACGTTCACAAAAATTGCAACAAGCCAAACTGAAAGCGTGGCGGGCATTCGAAACCAACAGCTTTATCAGTGCTGACGGTTGGGACTATCTGCGTTGCAACGTCAACACCTGCGAAGTGGAAACCACCCAACAAATTACCTTTTCGCTATATGAGGGTAAAGCCCTTTTTAGCTTCATTTCTGACACCATAGCCAAAGGTGGTTGCTCGGATTGCAAGGAAACCTTTTTAGGTCAATATCCCATCATCGAAGTGAGTAAAGACCAAATCCGCATCGGGTGCCATAAGGTAGCCATTAAAGAAATTAACCGATTTGCTGACCAACAGGGATGGCTATAAACCATCCCTTTAAAAACAACATCATGCAACCATTGAATTTAATGAATAACGTAGCCAAAGCAAGGCTTTTGCATAACCTGTTGAGAGAAGAAATACCCGAATTTTTAGGGTATCTCAACGAACTGACCGAAACCGTTTTAAATGACCAAGAGCGCGTCCGTACTGAATGGAATAACGGAATGATGCCCGTAGATATGTGGTTTGAACTGGCCGGGCGCATACAGGCCGTTATGGCAAAGTATCCCAAAGACCTGTATCGTTCTCCCAAGGTGTTTGCAGACCAGTTGTTCGATGGCTTCTTAGCCATATTCACAAGGCAGGCACTTTCCAATTATACCCGATTGGAAAAGCAGACCGACCCCAAATTCAAACCCGCAGTTGAACTTTTATTTACCTGATATGAAAAGGACACACGATTTAACACTACTGTGCGGGTTGGCGCTGATTGCCCTTTGCATTTTCATCCGCTATCAGATCGGCAGACGCCGATTTAACCGCAGGGGCATAGGTGGCTTACAGCAGTTTAGCACCTATAGAAAATATACGGTAGTCACCACCCTTGAACGAATAATAATGATAGTCGCCAACCTATGCGGATTAGCAGGGACGGTATTACTGGCTGTCGCAGGCATTAACCATTTAAAATTTTAAGATTATGAATACGCAATTTTTTCAGCAGTTAGCAGGATTAGGATTTACAGGGAATTTCCTGTTGAATATCCATCAGGATGAAACGGGTTTACAAACCGTTTCGGTAGTACTCAAAAAAGACAAGGCCGTGAACGGATTACCCCCGATGCTCTTTAAAGCCACCGCA comes from Mucilaginibacter mali and encodes:
- a CDS encoding nitric-oxide reductase large subunit; this encodes MKNPKKLWIIFAIVIGLSFTVLLFFGVKIYQNAPPMPEKTVSANGEVLFNGGDISNGQNVWQSIGGQEVGSIWGHGAYVAPDWTADYLHRESLFILNVWSKADYGSAYDKLPEEQQMVLQTRLKKEVRKNTYDPTTKTLKLSAVRAQAFAYLNQYYANVFGSNTHFDKLRNEYAISKNAIKDPARARLIGVFFFWASWACVTERPGETVSYTHNWPNDNLIGNVATGDLMLWTGFSIIILLLGIGILAFYNAQNSEEEQASDEIPTEDPLLSIKPTPSMRATIKYFWIVTVLIVLQVVLGVVTAHYGVEGTAFYGFPLAEYMPYSLSRTWHVQIAIFWIATSWLATGLYIAPAVTGYEPKFQKLGVNFLFICLLIIVGGSMVGQWYAIMQKLGYIQNFWFGHQGYEYVDLGRFWQIFLFIGLILWLVLMTRAIMPALRSKNNSRHLLSMFIVSSVAITLFYAAGLMWGRRSNLAVAEYWRWWVVHLWVEGFFEVFATVVMAFIFTRMKLLNEKFATLNVLFSTIIFLSGGILGTFHHLYFSGTPTAILAVGSSFSALEVVPLVFIGVEAFHNYKISKLKSWIQAYKWPIYCFIAVAFWNFLGAGIFGFLINPPIALYYMQGLNTTPLHGHAALFGVYGILGIGLMLFVLKGLYRQNVWKDTWIRFAFWSINIGLMLMLLLSLLPIGLLQTIASVNHGMWYARSAEFMQQPLMNTLRWMRLFGDTIFAIGTVALAIFVIGLATGWSYKKDEYDLKKVEKTK
- a CDS encoding 2Fe-2S iron-sulfur cluster-binding protein, whose amino-acid sequence is MNADGSQEPLEVPVNINLSLMEVLRAGGYPIAGTCGGIALCATCAVDILSGNEQLSPAGDQELDMLDLLPQSTSATRLGCQLRLRPEMDGMVFRITPAG
- a CDS encoding NAD(P)/FAD-dependent oxidoreductase — its product is MEEQRENIETDICVVGAGPVGLFAVFEAGLLKMRCQLIDALPQVGGQLSEIYPHKPIYDIPGYPQILGQELVDRLMEQIAPFRPGFTLGERVETINRNDDGSLTLMTNEHSTINCKVLVIAGGLGCFEPRKPAIDGLTEFEGKGVAYLVRNPEVFRDRNVVLAGGGDSALDWTIFLADIAAKVTLVHRGDTFRGAPDSAEKVFALAKGGKIDLLLQAHVSALHGDGRLQELSILTPQSPVARIAADHFIPLFGLTPKLGPIAEWGLAITQSAIPVKPEDYSTNLDAVYAIGDINTYPGKLKLILCGFHEAALAMQSAFKYIYPAEKLNFKYTTVYGINTF
- a CDS encoding cupin domain-containing protein; translation: MIIQDVVTALENAAGPIVKVLVKGAAGKVLALGLKKGMVLKEHQTGVNTRLVVIDGQINYFSAQGTVTMNKFDELDIPVNEPHSVVALKDSICFLIQV
- a CDS encoding 2Fe-2S iron-sulfur cluster-binding protein yields the protein MKPRISPERPIVIRVAYNGELYELRTFANEYRSLMMLIYDRIFTAGFGECLGMGKCGTCLVEITAKQQEPTSYERNGDINLQRTGRSAENIRLACQLMIDEKMDGLTVRVLT
- a CDS encoding hemerythrin domain-containing protein — encoded protein: MENKPIKRSEYIIVLSRDHHAGLLFGWKIKEGLRKAVPLPKILKYINFFWENHLKDHFREEEVLLFDRLDDDLSRQGKSEHRLLEQRLQQLNYYEHEAAADYLSFAELLTKHIRFEERILFPHLEASLPEPVLRQAGEVLNAQHHVPFVDNYPDEFWNKNYPLT
- a CDS encoding cupin domain-containing protein, coding for MKELEKNDHYQVLKVELPAGTQMPRHFATSAAFVIVESGNALLICKGETSELSKGSTCSIPSHEPHILKVIQDFKALIIMAGNAVITYPVL
- a CDS encoding group III truncated hemoglobin, whose product is MKTEPHDIIDEADVRQLVDTFYGKVRRDELLAPIFEPVIGNNWGHHLERMTDFWSTLLLYTRKFSADPLTKHLPLALTREHFDRWLSLFHETLDELFQGQIAENAKKRAFSIARIMKAVKQIEQ
- a CDS encoding group III truncated hemoglobin, producing the protein MKKEIEDMEDIKVFVDDFYTRVRQDELIGPIFMEKISDWRPHLDKMYAFWNAALFGVPGFRGNPFARHAPLKIDRPHFERWLELFYTTIDTRFEGFIADDAKKRAALMADLFLSRLQQLNGNSDRVIF
- a CDS encoding cytochrome C, which produces MENKSFITLFIDDDPQPIGTYPAPVSFELDTKKLTDGKHTLKVVSKDHKGKEGIKTIPFIVRNGPAIAVEGLRKDEVVDGVLPLMINAYGKGDQKTFMLQGSETPHSMPFWIIILLIAFTAWAVYYHITSGQMPLFK
- a CDS encoding cytochrome c, with the translated sequence MDIYNNHKRLFGAAIILFIALTMFAAVFPALNSQNNNAPLPESKPLTSDEVAGKGIFIREGCIACHTQQVRNVDMDKMWGIRPSIAADYARNVRTDVWRNTANLMGSERTGPDLMNIGNRQPSEDWHLLHLYNPRSVVSQSIMPAYSWLFEVKDYAFPGDVVVNVPDEFRKGITGKIVATKEALELVAYLKSFKQLKLPDGKPTPLFLYGKELKPALPGTTSKLNTELDGAALYASNCQSCHQENGEGLKGAFPPLKGSPVVLDKDPKVQLTIIMKGYNGRVSEGYGIMPPVGTNNNLKPQEIVAIMNHERTSWGNTGRKVTLTEIKEMFNQIKSGTVAK